A region from the Drosophila takahashii strain IR98-3 E-12201 chromosome 2L, DtakHiC1v2, whole genome shotgun sequence genome encodes:
- the ninaD gene encoding protein croquemort produces the protein MCCSCCGVTQQKVWVFGLGTLFAVSGLLAIICWPGFIDTQIMKALPLTPTSKTFEKWEVLPIPVYVYMYLWNWTNAADVQAYGVKPTFEQLGPYVYREERKKMDLEWHDNGTVTFSPRRTWFWEEELSGGKQTDLITAPHLPSLAASNQMRNSNAFLKFMFNQALNANGGHLFVTYTAAEWLFDSFYDEFLHYAMTLNNPLAPAIEDDHFAWFLHRNGSKDFEGPFTVHTGVGDIKEMGEIKYWKGQNHTGWYEGECGRLNGSTTDLFVPDEPKEKALTIFIPDTCRIINLEFTGESETIQGITGWKYEITPSTFDNGQINGNTKCWCPLERQPDNCPASGATDLSPCAEGVPMYLSADHFMYADESYGNTINGYSPNYDQNNFYIIMERKMGVPLKVNANVMITLYIEPDPVIDILKDLPSFYAPLFTTASRAEIDEALASELRLALNLPAIGRYTGVGLLCLGCILIAVGVLLTIKRKWYGQSESDRLALKDNEETPNEPGTEANDVDRNL, from the exons ATGTGTTGCAGCTGCTGTGGAGTGACCCAACAAAAGGTCTGGGTCTTTGGACTAGGAACCCTTTTCGCGGTTTCCGGACTCTTGGCCATAATATGCTGGCCCGGCTTTATAGACACGCAGATTATGAAG gCCCTGCCACTGACGCCCACTTCGAAGACCTTTGAAAAATGGGAGGTGCTGCCCATTCCCGTGTATGTCTACATGTATCTTTGGAACTGGACAAATGCCGCAGATGTCCAGGCCTATGGAGTGAAACCCACTTTCGAACAACTGGGTCCGTATGTTTATCGGGAGGAGAGAAAGAAAATGGATCTGGAGTGGCACGATAACGGAACGGTGACCTTCAGCCCCAGGAGAACTTGGTTCTGGGAGGAAGAGCTGTCGGGTGGCAAGCAAACGGATCTTATTACTGCCCCACATTTACCGTCGCTG GCTGCCTCCAACCAAATGCGTAATAGCAACGCCTTTTTAAAGTTCATGTTCAACCAGGCTCTGAATGCGAATGGAGGACATCTTTTCGTGACATACACTGCAGCCGAATGGCTCTTCGACAGCTTCTACGATGAGTTCCTTCACTACGCCATGACCCTGAACAATCCCTTGGCCCCGGCAATCGAGGATGATCACTTTGCCTGGTTCCTCCATCGCAACGGATCCAAGGACTTCGAAGGACCCTTCACCGTTCACACAGGAGTGGGTGACATTAAGGAGATGGGTGAAATTAAGTATTGGAAGGGCCAAAACCACACGGGATGGTACGAGGGTGAGTGTGGACGGCTCAATGGCAGCACCACCGATCTCTTCGTGCCAGACGAGCCCAAGGAGAAGGCCTTGACCATCTTTATTCCGGACACTTGTCGAATTATAAATCTGGAATTTACCGGCGAGAGCGAAACGATCCAGGGCATTACCGGATGGAAGTACGAAATAACACCGAGCACTTTCGACAATGGCCAGATCAATGGGAACACGAAATGCTGGTGTCCTTTGGAAAGGCAGCCGGACAACTGTCCAGCCAGCGGCGCTACAGATTTATCGCCTTGTGCCGAGGGAGTTCCGATGTACCTGTCCGCCGATCATTTTATGTACGCGGATGAGAGCTATGGCAACACGATCAACGGCTATAGTCCCAACTATGATCAGAACAACTTCTATATCATCATGGAGCGCAAGATGGGAGTGCCGCTGAAGGTCAATGCCAACGTGATGATCACTTTGTACATAGAGCCAGATCCCGTTATTGA CATACTCAAGGACCTTCCCAGTTTCTACGCACCTCTTTTCACCACCGCCAGTCGAGCTGAAATCGATGAAGCCCTGGCCTCAGAACTTAGG TTGGCGCTCAATCTGCCTGCGATTGGAAGATATACTGGAGTGGGACTTCTGTGTCTGGGTTGCATTCTTATAGCTGTTGGTGTCCTTCTAACCATTAAGAGGAAGTGGTATGGCCAATCTGAATCGGACAGACTAGCTCTCAAGGATAACGAGGAAACCCCAAATGAACCAGGAACAGAGGCCAACGATGTCGACcgaaatttgtaa
- the Arr1 gene encoding phosrestin-2 yields the protein MVVNFKVFKKCSPNNMITLYMNRRDFVDSVTQVEPIDGIVVLDDEYVRQNRKIFVQLVCNFRYGREDDEMIGLRFQKELTLVSQQVCPPQKQDIQLTKMQERLLKKLGSNAYPFVMQMPPSSPASVVLQQKASDESQPCGVQYFVKIFTGDSDCDRSHRRSTINLGIRKVQYAPTKQGIQPCTVVRKDFLLSPGELELEVTLDKQLYHHGEKISVNICVRNNSNKVVKKVKAMVQQGVDVVLFQNGQFRNTIAFMETSEGCPLNPGSSLQKVMYLVPTLVANCDRAGIAVEGDIKRKETALASTTLIASQDARDAFGIIVSYAVKVKLFLGALGGELCAELPFILMHPKPSRKAQLEAEGSIEA from the exons ATGGTGGTCAACTTCAAGGTGTTTAAGAAGTGTTCCCCGAACAACATGATCACGCTCTACATGAACAGGCGTGACTTTGTGGATTCCGTTACTCAAGTGGAGCCCATTG ATGGAATCGTGGTGCTGGACGATGAGTACGTGCGCCAGAACCGCAAGATCTTCGTGCAGTTGGTCTGCAATTTCCGCTACGGACGCGAGGATGACGAGATGATCGGCCTGAGGTTCCAGAAGGAGCTGACACTGGTCTCGCAGCAGGTGTGCCCACCCCAGAAGCAGGACATCCAGCTGACCAAAATGCAGGAGCGCCTGCTGAAGAAGCTGGGTTCGAATGCCTATCCCTTCGTGATGCAAATGCCGCCCAGTTCGCCGGCCTCGGTGGTCCTCCAGCAGAAGGCCAGCGACGAGAGCCAGCCCTGCGGTGTGCAGTACTTCGTGAAGATCTTCACCGGCGACAGCGACTGCGATCGCTCGCATCGCAGGAGCACCATCAACCTGGGCATCCGCAAGGTGCAGTACGCACCCACCAAGCAGGGAATCCAGCCCTGCACCGTCGTCCGCAAGGACTTCCTCCTGTCGCCCGGGGAGCTCGAACTGGAGGTCACCCTCGACAAGCAGCTGTACCACCACGGCGAGAAGATCTCGGTGAACATCTGCGTGCGCAACAACTCCAACAAGGTGGTCAAGAAGGTCAAGGCCATGGTGCAGCAGGGCGTCGATGTGGTGCTCTTCCAGAACGGCCAGTTCCGCAACACGATCGCCTTCATGGAGACGAGCGAGGGCTGTCCCCTGAACCCGGGATCCAGTCTGCAGAAGGTCATGTACCTGGTGCCCACCCTGGTGGCCAATTGCGACCGTGCGGGCATCGCCGTCGAGGGTGATATTAAGCGCAAGGAGACGGCCCTGGCCTCCACTACACT GATTGCAAGTCAGGATGCCAGGGATGCTTTTGGCATAATTGTCTCGTATGCTGTGAAGGTCAAGCTCTTCCTGGGCGCCTTGGGCGGTGAGCTCTGCGCTGAGCTTCCGTTTATCCTGATGCACCCGAAG CCAAGCCGCAAGGCCCAACTGGAAGCGGAGGGCTCCATCGAGGCCTAA
- the LOC138913797 gene encoding uncharacterized protein, translating to MDEFKQQFFSTEVIDDLHSFSAVKGFDFNFIPPRAPHFGGLWEAAVKSAKTLLLKNISEANLTYEELETTFAEIEAILNSRPIAPQSDDPNDGIALTPAHFLVGSSLLAAPDERIFKPQSTTQLSYLDRWQRVTFLKQQFWSMWQRDYIHTLQRRGKWNTQQANIKPGQLVIIHEDNTPPQHWILARVVSAIPGKDGKVRVVDLQTSKNVLRRPIHKIAPLPME from the coding sequence ATGGACGAATTCAAGCAACAGTTTTTCAGTACAGAGGTCATCGACGATCTTCACTCCTTCAGTGCGGTTAAAGGATTTGACTTTAACTTCATTCCGCCTCGAGCCCCACATTTCGGGGGGCTCTGGGAAGCCGCTGTGAAGTCAGCCAAAACCCTTTTACTGAAGAACATATCGGAGGCCAATCTCACATACGAAGAGCTGGAGACAACGTTTGCTGAAATAGAGGCAATTCTCAATTCCAGGCCAATTGCCCCTCAATCAGATGATCCTAACGACGGAATCGCTCTAACGCCAGCTCATTTTCTGGTTGGTTCATCACTGTTGGCTGCTCCAGACGAGCGCATCTTCAAACCACAGTCCACCACCCAGCTAAGTTATCTGGATCGATGGCAAAGGGTAACGTTTCTCAAGCAGCAGTTCTGGAGTATGTGGCAGCGGGATTACATACACACCCTACAGCGTCGAGGAAAATGGAATACTCAACAAGCAAACATCAAACCGGGCCAACTTGTCATCATACATGAGGATAACACACCACCACAACATTGGATTCTCGCTCGCGTCGTTTCCGCAATCCCAGGAAAGGACGGGAAGGTTCGAGTTGTGGATCTACAAACTTCAAAGAACGTGCTGCGACGCCCAATTCATAAAATTGCTCCTCTTCCAATGGAATAG